From Oryzias latipes chromosome 18, ASM223467v1:
actctggatgttctccgcctacagtctggatgttctccgcctacagtctggatgttctccgcctacagtctggatgttctccacccacagtctggatgttctccacccacagtctggatgttctccgcccacagtctggatgttctccacccacagtctggatgttctccacccacagtctggatgttctccacccacagtctggatgttctccaccaacagtctggatgttctccacccacagtctggatattctccacccacagtctggatgttctacACCCACAGTTTAGATGTTCTTCGCCTACAGTCTGGAttttctccacccacagtctggatgttctccacctacagtctggatgttctccacctacagtctggatgttctacacccacagtctggaagttctccaccaacagtctggatgttctccacccacagtctggatgttctccacctacagtctggatgttctccacccacagtctggatgttctccacccacagtctggatgttctccacccacagtctggatgttctcaacctatagtctggatgttctccgcctacagtttgtatgttctccacctacagtctggatgttctacACCCACAGTctgtatgttctccacctacagtttgtatgttctccacctacagtctggatgttctacACCCACAGTctgtatgttctccacctacagtctgtatgttctccacctacactctggatgttctccgcctacagtctggatgttctccacctatagtctggatgttctccacccacagtctggatgttctccgcctacactCTGGATATTCtccacctacagtctggatgttctccacccacagtctggatgttctccaccaacagtctgtatgttctccacccacagtctggatgttctccacccacagtctggatgttctccatcaacagtctggatgttctccaccaacagtctgtatgttctccacctacactctggatgttctccgcctacactctggatgttctccgcctacagtctggatgttctccgcctacagtctggatgttctccgcctacagtctggatgttctccacccacagtctgtatgttctccaccaacagtctgtatgttctccacctacactctggatgttctccgcctacactctggatgttctccgcctacagtctggatgttctccgcctacagtctggatgttctccgcctacagtctggatgttctccacccacagtctggatgttctccacccacagtctggatgttctccaccaacagtctgtatgttctccacctacactCTGGAAgttctccaccaacagtctggatgttctccacccacagtctggatgttctccgcctacagtctggatgttctccgcctatagtctggatgttctccgcctacagtctggatgttctccacccacagtctggatgttctccacccacagtctgtatgttctccgcctacactctggatgttctccgcctacagtctggatgttctccgcctatagtctggatgttctccgcctatagtctggatgttctccgcctacagtctggatgttctccgcctatagtctggatgttctccgcctacagtctggatgttctccaccaacagtctgtatgttctccacctacactctggatgttctccgcctatagtctggatgttctccgcctacagtctggatgttctccgcctacagtctggatgttctccgcctatagtctggatgttctccgcctacagtctggatgttctccacccacagtctggatgttctccaccaacagtttgtatgttctccacctacactctggatgttctccgcctacagtctggatgttctccgcctatagTCTGGATATTCTCCGCctatagtctggatgttctccgcctacagtctggatgttctccacccacagtctggatgttctccacctacagtctggatgttctccacccacagtctggatgttctccacctacagtctggatgttctacacccacagtctggatgttctccacccacagtctggatgttctccacccacagtctggatgttctccaccaacagtctggatgttctccaccaacagtctggatgttctccaccaacagtTGGATGTTCTCAACctatagtctggatgttctcggcttacagtttgtatgttctccaccaacagtctggatgttctccaccaacagtTGGATGTTCTCAACctatagtctggatgttctcggcctacagtttgtatgttctccacctatagtctggatgttctccacccacagtctggatattctccacctacagtctggatgttctccacccacagtctggatgttctccacccacagtctggatgttctccacccacagtctggatattctccacccacagtctggatgttctccaccaacagtctgTATGTtatccacccacagtctggatgttctccacccacactctggatgttctccatcaacagtctggatgttctccaccaacagtctgtatgttctccacctacactctggatgttctccgcctacactctggatgttctccgcctacagtctggatgttctccgcctacagtctggatgttctccgcctacagtctggatgttctccacccacagtctggatgttctccacccacagtctggatgttctccgcccacagtctggatgttctccacccacagtctggatgttctccacccacagtctggatgttctccacccacagtctggatgttctccaccaacagtctggatgttctccacccacagtctggatattctccacccacagtctggatgttctacACCCACAGTTTAGATGTTCTTCGCCTACAGTCTGGAttttctccacccacagtctggatgttctccacctacagtctggatgttctccacctacagtctggatgttctacacccacagtctggaagttctccaccaacagtctggatgttctccacccacagtctggatgttctccacctacagtctggatgttctccacccacagtctggatgttctccacccacagtctggatgttctccacccacagtctggatgttctcaacctatagtctggatgttctccgcctacagtttgtatgttctccacctacagtctggatgttctacACCCACAGTctgtatgttctccacctacagtttgtatgttctccacctacagtctggatgttctacACCCACAGTctgtatgttctccacctacagtctgtatgttctccgcctacagtctggatgttctccacccacagtctggatgttctccacccacagtctggatgttctccaccaacagtctgtatgttctccacctacactCTGGAAgttctccaccaacagtctggatgttctccacccacagtctggatgttctccgcctacagtctggatgttctccgcctatagtctggatgttctccgcctacagtctggatgttctccacccacagtctggatgttctccacccacagtctgtatgttctccgcctacactctggatgttctccgcctacagtctggatgttctccgcctacagtctggatgttctccgcctatagtctggatgttctccgcctacagtctggatgttctccacccacagtctggatgttctccatcaacagtctggatgttctacACCCACAGTTTAGATGTTGTcagcctacagtctggatgttctccacccacagtctggatgttctccacctacagtctggatgttctccacttacagtctggatgttctccgcctacagtttgtatgttctccaccaacagtctggatgttctccacccacagtctggatgttctccacctacagtctggatgttctccacccacagtctggatgttctccacctacagtctggatgttctccacccacagtctggatgttctccacctacagtctggatgttatacacccacagtctggatgttctccacccacagtctggatgttctccacccacagtctggatgttctccaccaacagtctggatgttctccaccaacagtctggatgttctccaccaacagtTGGATGTTCTCAACctatagtctggatgttctcggcttacagtttgtatgttctccaccaacagtctggatgttctccaccaacagtTGGATGTTCTCAACctatagtctggatgttctcggcctacagtttgtatgttctccacctatagtctggatgttctccacccacagtctggatattctccacctacagtctggatgttctccacccacagtctggatgttctccacccacagtctggatgttctccacccacagtctggatattctccacccacagtctggatgttctccaccaacagtctgTATGTtatccacccacagtctggatgttctccacccacactctggatgttctccatcaacagtctggatgttctccaccaacagtctgtatgttctccacctacactctggatgttctccgcctacactctggatgttctccgcctacagtctggatgttctccgcctacagtctggatgttctccgcctacagtctggatgttctccacccacagtctggatgttctccacccacagtctggatgttctccgcctacactctggatgttctccgcctacagtctggatgttctccgcctacagtctggatgttctccgcctatagtctggatgttctccgcctacagtctggatgttctccacctacagtctggatgttctccacctacagtctggatgttctccacctatagtctggatgttctccgcctacagtctggatgttctccgcctacagtctggatgttctccgcctatagtctggatgttctccgcctacagtctggatgttctccacctacagtctggatgttctccacctacagtctggatgttctccacctatagtctggatgttctccgcctacagtctggatgttctccgcctatagtctggatgttctccgcctacagtctggatgttctccacccacagtctggatgttctccaccaacagtctgtatgttctccacctacactctggatgttctccgcctacagtctggatgttctccgcctatagtctggatgttctccgcctacagtctggatgttctccacctacagtctggatgttctccgcctacagtctggatgttctccaccaacagtctgtatgttctccacctacagtctggatgttctccacccaaagtctggatgttctccacctatagtctgtatgttctccacctacactctggatgttctccgcctacagtctggatgttctccacccacagtctggatgttctccacctacagtctggatgttctccacccacagtctggatgttctccacccacagtctggatgttctccacccacagtctggatgttctccacccacagtctggatgttctccatcaacagtctggatgttctccaccaacagtctgtatgttctccacctacactctggatgttctccgcctatagtctggatgttctccgcctatagtctggatgttctccgcctacagtatggatgttctccgcctacagtctggatgttctccacccacagtctggatgttctccaccaacagtttgtatgttctccaccaacagtctggatgttctccacccacagtctggatgttctccacgtacagtctggatgttctccacccacagtctggatgttctccacctacagtctggatgttctccacccacagtctggatgttctccacctacagtctggatgttctacacccacagtctggatgttctccacccacagtctggatgttctccacccacagtctggatgttctccaccaacagtctggatgttctccaccaacagtTGGATGTTCTCAACctatagtctggatgttctcggcctacagtttgtatgttctccaccaacagtctggatgttctccaccaacagtTGGATGTTCTCAACctatagtctggatgttctcggcctacagtttgtatgttctccaccaacagtctgtatgttctccacctacagtctggatgttctccacctatagtctggatgttctccacccacagtctggatgttctccacccacagtctggatgttctccacccacagtctggatgttctccacccacagtctggatgttctccacccacagtctggatgttctccaccaacagtctggatgttctccacccacagtctggatattctccacccacagtctggatgttctacACCCACAGTTtagatgttctccgcctacagtctggatgttctccacccacagtctggatgttctccacctacagtctggatgttctccacctacagtctggatgttctacacccacagtctggaagttctccacccacagtctggatgttctccacccacagtctggatgttctccacctacagtctggatgttctccacccacagtctggatgttctccacccacagtctggatgttctccacccacagtctggatgttctccacccacagtctggatgttctcaacctatagtctggatgttctccgcctacagtttgtatgttctccacctacagtctggatgttctacACCCACAGTctgtatgttctccacctacagtttgtatgttctccacctacagtctggatgttctacACCCACAGTctgtatgttctccacctacagtctgtatgttctccacctacactctggatgttctccgcctacagtctggatgttctccgcctatagtctggatgttctccacccacagtctggatgttctccgcctacactCTGGATATTCtccacctacagtctggatgttctccacccacagtctggatgttctccaccaacagtctgtatgttctccacccacagtctggatgttctccacccacagtctggatgttctccatcaacagtctggatgttctccaccaacagtctgtatgttctccacctacactctggatgttctccgcctacactctggatgttctccgcctacagtctggatgttctccgcctacagtctggatgttctccgcctacagtctggatgttctccacccacagtctgtatgttctccaccaacagtctgtatgttctccacctacactctggatgttctccgcctacactctggatgttctccgcctacagtctggatgttctccgcctacagtctggatgttctccgcctacagtctggatgttctccacccacagtctggatgttctccacccacagtctggatgttctccaccaacagtctgtatgttctccacctacactCTGGAAgttctccaccaacagtctggatgttctccacccacagtctggatgttctccacctacagtctggatgttctcaacctatagtctggatgttctccgcctacagtttgtatgttctccacctacagtctggatgttctacACCCACAGTctgtatgttctccacctacagtttgtatgttctccacctacagtctggatgttctacACCCACAGTctgtatgttctccacctacagtttgtatgttctccacctacactctggatgttctccgcctacagtctggatgttctccacctatagtctggatgttctccacccacagtctggatgttctccacctacagtctggatgttctccacctatagtctggatgttctccgcctacagtctggatgttctccacccacagtctggatgttctccacctatagtctggatgttctccgcctacagtctggatgttctccacctacagtctggatgttctccacccacagtctggatgttctccaccaacagtctggatgttctccacctatagtctggatgttctccgcctacagtctggatgttctccacccacagtctggatgttctccacccacagtctggatgttcctcacccacagtctggatgttcctcacccacagtctggatgttctccacctacagtctggatgttctccacctacagtctggatgttctccacccacagtctggatgttctccacccacagtcgggatgttctccacccacagtgtagatgttctccacccacagtctggatgttctccacccacagtctggatgttctccacccacagtgtagatgttctccacccacagtctggatgttctccacctacagtctggatgttctccacccacagtctggatgttctccacccacagtctggatgttcctTCACACGTCTGCAGACATTCCTGAGCTTCACGTTCATTGTTTCACGTTCTTTCTCTTCTATAACACAGCAGACGGGTCGACTGGACCCGTCCAGAAGTGGAGAACAGGGGTACCCACCAGTCTCTCCTTATGCGTTTGTGCTGGGGGCTCATGTGCCTGGGGGGGGAGAACCTCTCTCTGCGGCCGCGCTCATAGTCCCTCCTCCGTTCTCTGCTGCGGTCCCACTCCCTGAAGCAGAAGGAAACACCAGGAACCTCAGACTGAagctgtttccatggaaacctgAGCAACATCCTCCTAATGTTCCACTGAAGCTCCTCCCCCTTCAGTTCTGTGTCAGCGGCGAGCTGGACGTCTAAGCTCCGCCCTCTAAGGCGCCTCCAGGTGAGCTCACCTGTCCGGCCAgtcatccctcctcctctcctcgcGCTCTCTCGATCGCTCCATGTCGCTCCTCTCTCTCCTGAACTTGTCCCGCCTCCTCCGGTCAAACTCGTCATCGCTGTCCCCCATTCAGACACGGAGCGCCACCTGCAGGGCGGGAAGGCATCAGGTCAGAGTCTGCAGACCGCGAGAACGCTGAGAACCGCCACGTAGAACAGAGACGTGTCGACAACACGGGACGTGCAGCGTTCTCCATTGGAGCGGACACAAGTGCATGCTGGGAAGTGGAGAAGGTCCCTTCTGTCAGATGAAGCCTCCGGATCAACAGATGGAGCTGCTGGAGACGAATGGAACAGCAGAGCTCCACCTGATGACCTCCACCTGACGGAGCTCCAGGAGCCTCACCTGCCATCTTTCCTCCATGTGTTTGTCTTTGAcctgcttctcttttttttatctgtgtagTATAACTTCTGAAATTTTCCAGACAAAAACTTCAGTTCACAAAAAATGACGAGCAAAACATTTAATCTGATCAGGTTAAAGTCTAATTCTGCCACTagcatatttttatgttttcttcatgTCCTGCTAATttcatgacaaaacaaaacctaGCAGATCCCTTTATTGATCGTTGTGAATGTCCGCCGGCGCCGCCGTGATGGAAAACGCTTTTAGAacgttgtatttttatttatttgtttttgaactttaacaaatattttttgtattttacccATTATTTCTCTATTTCCTCAGACTGTAAACACTATTTATTTACCTAAttcattgtgtttttcatttgatttctgtTTAAGTTGGATCTGCCTCTTGGatattcatcttttattttcacataaaCATCTGTTGATTCCAGATTCTGTCCTCACTGAACTTGATTAAAGTCAAGCTGCAGATTTcctgaaaacatctgttttctttgaatACCGTCTCCATTCCAGTCATCAGTCATGATTCTGTGATCAGATGGAAATGAATACAGAATTGTTTCCTGTAGTTCTTTGTAATGATGCCTCCCTTTCTTGAACCGGACAAAGAATCAGAAGGTTCTGACACTCTGAGCCTTCCGTTCTTGTTCTGGGTCACAGAAATTCTACGACTTTGCTGCTTATTTGGGGAAGAAAATCAGACCAGATCTgcagacctggggcctcatttgtaaaactttgcgtaggatttgcgtcagaagtggcgtacggatgaaacataggacgtgcgtacgcacagaaatattcggatttctgaaaccgtgcgcacgcacatcctacgcatctttcccttaataaatcacaaccgattctaaatgctgcgcagcttttgcggcttcatgacacgcccatagttgcccataaatagtctgtgaaacgcccataaatgaatattcatggatggcgaaaccatggcaaacacagagaggaaatgaaaaaaacgtaacttcactcaatgtgaagtagaagttatcgttggcgaggtggaaaagagaggaataatgttgtttggagggcacagtgtgggcattactaatgcctaaAAGCCACGTGAGCGgcagacggtggcagacgccgaaaatgctgcagcctcacaacctcggaccgtggccgaaataaaagaaaaggtcggacatcaaagtcaaggcaaaaaaacgtctagcgctgacccccccccccccccccccccaaacacacacacacacacccgtgtctgggggggggggacgacaccggagctgacccctcctgatgagagactggcggcaataattggggaatcccttttaagtggagtggtgactgaggcgcagggggacaccgacgcgccagatgcaccgggtgaccccccccccaaaagcccgcagaggaagtcggaaccggctcataagccactcgtcctcgtttgccagcaagtcttcttgctgtctaaagatgcgttcactccgaattcttccatttgccacatcttctaagagcgcaagatcagccattgtgcgtcattacgcattgtgatggggcattttatttccatccatttaattacatctgataagctacagatgtcggtaataatccacgtggaaatgggaaattgttcagcgcaaatgtaatttcttgttgctttctgaatggttgagacatacgccatacattgttttatcaaaaataaaacaaactaaaggcatatgcatgaataccataattccatagcttatgaagaaatgttttactatgaaaacaactttccccagtggacaattaatacatctctatctatccatctgtctgtctaattgcacctatatctgctccgccagatggacacactgacgagaatatcagttttgtacattatttcgttctgttaactatattatttatgaggatgaattgcacaacatgccaatattgcagaacatatttcacttttctttttgcaaataagtgttcatttgaatttctgttgtaattttcgtttgattctttttgtttgtttcactgctgatcgatca
This genomic window contains:
- the LOC105358461 gene encoding serrate RNA effector molecule homolog; the encoded protein is MGDSDDEFDRRRRDKFRRERSDMERSREREERRRDDWPDREWDRSRERRRDYERGRRERFSPPRHMSPQHKRIRRDWWVPLFSTSGRVQSTRLLCYRRERT